A genomic region of Nitrospirota bacterium contains the following coding sequences:
- the pyrF gene encoding orotidine-5'-phosphate decarboxylase, translated as MSAERIILALDVNDPARALEVVDTFSERIDIFKVGLELFCSAGPSVVRDIQGRGKKVFLDLKFHDIPNTVSQAALAAARLGVHMFNVHASAGSEAMRRSREAVEELCIKENLKRPKILGVTVLTSLDSAMLKEELGVQHSLRTHVKNLAVLARSAGLDGVIASGQEIAMIRKHCGEDFLIVTPGIRPSWSPPDDQKRTMTPRQAVREGADYLVMGRSILHDTDSLKALDLITVEILTAR; from the coding sequence GTGAGCGCAGAGAGGATCATCCTCGCCCTGGACGTCAACGACCCCGCCCGAGCCCTGGAGGTGGTCGACACCTTCAGTGAACGGATAGACATCTTCAAGGTGGGCCTCGAGCTTTTCTGCTCGGCCGGGCCTTCCGTTGTGCGGGACATCCAGGGCCGGGGGAAAAAAGTCTTTCTCGACCTCAAGTTCCACGACATCCCCAACACCGTCTCCCAAGCGGCCCTGGCGGCCGCCCGCCTGGGCGTGCACATGTTCAATGTGCATGCGTCGGCCGGTTCCGAGGCCATGCGCCGCTCGCGGGAGGCCGTGGAAGAGCTCTGCATCAAAGAGAACCTCAAGCGTCCGAAAATCCTGGGCGTTACCGTGCTGACCAGCCTGGACAGCGCCATGCTCAAGGAGGAGCTGGGTGTGCAGCACAGCCTGAGGACGCATGTGAAGAACCTCGCCGTCCTCGCCCGGAGTGCGGGATTGGACGGGGTCATCGCCTCGGGCCAGGAAATCGCCATGATACGAAAGCACTGCGGAGAGGATTTCCTCATCGTCACCCCCGGCATCCGCCCTTCCTGGAGCCCCCCGGACGACCAGAAGCGGACCATGACGCCCCGGCAGGCCGTCCGCGAGGGAGCGGACTACCTGGTCATGGGCCGCTCCATCCTGCACGACACCGACTCCCTGAAGGCCCTGGACCTCATCACGGTGGAGATCCTCACGGCGCGGTGA
- the dcd gene encoding dCTP deaminase codes for MAARGMIEPFDEGPKRPGTISSGLSSYGYDMRLANEFRVFSPPPSGGIMDPKDFQSAHFTHVTEEACVVPANSFVLARSLEYFRIPRDVLVLCFGKSTYARCGVLVNVTPLEPEWEGYVTISVSNTSPLPSRLHAGEGIAQLVFLGAEEVCAVSYGDRSGKYQAQRDITPPRT; via the coding sequence ATGGCGGCCCGGGGCATGATCGAGCCCTTCGACGAGGGCCCGAAGCGCCCCGGGACGATATCCTCCGGGCTCAGCTCCTACGGCTACGACATGAGGCTTGCCAACGAGTTCAGGGTCTTCAGCCCGCCCCCCTCGGGGGGAATCATGGACCCCAAGGACTTCCAGTCCGCGCACTTCACGCATGTCACCGAGGAGGCTTGCGTCGTCCCGGCCAACTCCTTCGTCCTGGCCCGGTCGCTGGAATATTTCCGGATACCCCGGGACGTCCTTGTCCTGTGTTTCGGCAAGTCCACCTACGCCCGCTGCGGGGTCCTGGTCAACGTGACTCCCCTTGAGCCGGAGTGGGAGGGCTACGTGACCATCTCCGTATCCAATACCTCTCCCCTCCCCTCCCGGCTCCATGCCGGCGAGGGAATCGCCCAACTGGTGTTCCTGGGGGCCGAGGAGGTCTGTGCCGTCTCCTACGGGGACCGCTCGGGCAAATATCAGGCCCAGCGGGACATAACTCCGCCGAGGACGTGA
- the rny gene encoding ribonuclease Y — MEAKYFVFAIGFGLLFGAILVVAYSFYLKAKWGDLEKRKEGIVKDAERSAEAIRKEATIEAKDIVYQAKSEAETDLRERRNELAQLEKRLRNREEALEKKLEQTERKDGELAKREKEYDLREKSLQEKEGRYSRLVQEQAAVLERLSGLGKEEARQELFRRVEEEARFEAAKLAKRIEEESREAAEKKAKEIISVCIQRYASEHVADSSVSTVSLPSDELKGRIIGREGRNIRALEAATGVDLIVDDTPEVVTLSAFDPVRREVARISLQKLVSDGRIHPARIEEVVDKARKEVETAILEEGERAAFDLGLSGIHPELIKLLGRLRYRFSYGQNVLQHSREVAYLAGMLAAELGVDEKFAKRAGLLHDIGKAVDHEIEGSHHEIGGRLAKRYGEKDAVVNAIEVHHGDGEAASVEAALVAAADALSAARPGVRRESIENYIKRLEKLEKMAMSYEGVEKCYAIQAGRELRLIVKPESVADESAWTIARELSKQIEQEMTYPGQIKVTVIRESRFVEFAK, encoded by the coding sequence ATGGAGGCGAAATATTTCGTGTTCGCCATCGGCTTCGGACTTCTGTTCGGGGCCATTCTGGTCGTGGCGTATTCTTTCTACCTGAAGGCGAAGTGGGGCGACCTGGAGAAGCGCAAAGAGGGCATCGTCAAGGACGCCGAGCGGTCGGCCGAAGCCATCAGGAAGGAGGCCACCATCGAGGCCAAGGACATCGTCTACCAGGCGAAGTCCGAGGCGGAGACGGACCTCAGGGAGCGGCGCAACGAGCTCGCCCAGCTCGAGAAGCGGCTGAGGAACAGGGAAGAGGCCCTGGAGAAGAAGCTCGAACAGACGGAGAGGAAGGACGGCGAGCTCGCCAAGCGCGAGAAGGAGTACGACCTCAGGGAAAAAAGCCTTCAGGAGAAAGAGGGACGGTACAGCCGGCTCGTGCAGGAGCAGGCGGCCGTCCTTGAGAGGCTTTCCGGCCTGGGCAAGGAGGAGGCGCGCCAGGAGCTTTTCAGGCGGGTGGAGGAGGAGGCCCGCTTCGAGGCTGCCAAGCTGGCCAAGAGGATAGAGGAAGAGTCACGGGAGGCGGCCGAGAAGAAGGCAAAGGAAATCATCAGCGTCTGCATCCAACGCTATGCCAGCGAGCACGTGGCCGACTCCTCGGTCTCCACGGTGAGCCTGCCCAGCGACGAGCTCAAGGGCCGCATAATCGGCAGGGAGGGGCGGAACATCAGGGCCCTGGAGGCGGCCACCGGGGTGGACCTCATTGTGGACGACACCCCCGAGGTCGTGACCCTCTCGGCCTTCGACCCGGTCAGGCGCGAGGTCGCCCGCATTTCCCTCCAGAAGCTCGTCTCCGACGGGCGCATTCACCCCGCGCGGATAGAGGAAGTGGTGGATAAGGCCCGCAAGGAGGTGGAGACCGCCATTCTGGAGGAGGGGGAGAGGGCCGCCTTCGACCTGGGACTCTCGGGGATTCACCCCGAGCTCATAAAGCTCCTCGGGAGGCTCAGGTACAGGTTCTCTTATGGGCAGAACGTCCTTCAGCACTCAAGGGAAGTAGCCTACCTGGCGGGGATGCTGGCGGCCGAGCTGGGGGTTGACGAGAAATTCGCCAAGCGGGCCGGGCTCCTGCATGACATCGGTAAGGCCGTGGACCACGAAATAGAAGGCTCCCACCATGAGATAGGCGGACGGTTGGCCAAGAGGTACGGCGAGAAGGATGCCGTTGTAAACGCCATCGAGGTGCATCACGGCGACGGGGAGGCCGCAAGCGTGGAGGCGGCCCTGGTGGCGGCGGCCGACGCCCTTTCGGCGGCGCGCCCCGGCGTGAGGCGGGAGAGCATAGAGAACTACATCAAGCGCCTGGAGAAGTTGGAGAAGATGGCCATGTCCTACGAGGGCGTGGAGAAGTGCTATGCCATCCAGGCCGGGCGGGAGCTGAGGCTCATCGTCAAGCCCGAGAGCGTGGCCGACGAGAGCGCCTGGACCATCGCCAGGGAGCTGTCCAAGCAGATAGAGCAGGAGATGACCTACCCCGGGCAGATAAAAGTGACCGTCATCAGGGAGTCCCGCTTTGTGGAGTTCGCCAAGTAA
- a CDS encoding TIGR00282 family metallophosphoesterase has translation MRVLFVGDVVGKPGRVAMKALLPRLRERYKLDMVMVNGENAAGGFGLTASVGDELLKMADVITTGNHVWDKKEALQYLDREPRIIRPLNYPPRAPGSGVCLHAAGSEKVAVLNAEGRVFMPNLDCPFRGLDAALEALPEGLSAIIVDFHAEATSEKIAMGYYLDGRVTAVVGTHTHVQTADEKILPGGTAYVTDVGMTGPIESVIGVEKEQILERFLTGMPVRFEVARGAVLFSAVVIETEPGSLSARAIQRLQLTYP, from the coding sequence ATGAGGGTCCTTTTCGTGGGCGACGTGGTGGGCAAGCCCGGCAGGGTGGCCATGAAGGCCCTTCTGCCCAGGCTCCGCGAGCGCTACAAGCTCGATATGGTGATGGTCAACGGCGAGAACGCCGCCGGGGGGTTCGGCCTGACCGCGAGCGTGGGGGATGAGCTCCTCAAAATGGCGGACGTTATCACCACCGGAAACCACGTCTGGGACAAGAAGGAAGCCCTCCAGTACCTGGACCGGGAGCCCCGCATCATCCGGCCCCTCAACTACCCTCCCCGCGCGCCCGGAAGCGGCGTATGCCTGCACGCGGCGGGCTCCGAGAAGGTGGCCGTCCTGAACGCCGAGGGCAGGGTCTTCATGCCCAACCTGGACTGTCCCTTCAGGGGGCTCGATGCCGCCCTGGAGGCGCTGCCCGAGGGCCTCTCGGCAATCATCGTGGATTTCCACGCGGAGGCCACCTCGGAGAAGATAGCCATGGGCTATTACCTGGACGGGCGGGTGACGGCGGTGGTGGGCACCCACACCCACGTGCAGACGGCTGACGAGAAGATTCTTCCCGGGGGGACCGCCTACGTGACGGACGTGGGCATGACCGGGCCCATCGAGTCCGTTATCGGGGTCGAGAAGGAGCAGATTCTGGAGCGCTTCCTCACGGGCATGCCCGTTCGATTCGAGGTGGCCAGGGGGGCTGTGCTGTTCTCGGCCGTGGTCATCGAGACGGAGCCGGGCTCCCTCAGTGCCCGGGCAATTCAGCGTCTACAGCTCACCTATCCGTAG